GCGCAGAAGCTCCGGCTCGCTCACGCTCGATTCCCTCCCCGCGGTTCCGCGCGCGCTCGTCCGCGTCGTCCGGCCCGCCGCCGCTGACTACCGCATCCGGGGCCACGACGTCGACCCGCGCCCGCGCGCGTCGGCGCGTCCTGCGCCCGCGCCGCCGCCGCGGGCGTATGCTCTGCGCGCCGTCCCCACGCTCGATGCGCGCGCTTCCGACGCCGCGCGCGCAGCCCGCGCGACTTCCCACAGGAGGAGAGACATGTCCGGCCAGACCGTGCGCCTGCACCGCGTGCTCACGACGAAGCCCGAGAAGGTCTACCGCGCGTTCCTCGAGCCCGACGCGCTCGCCCGCTGGCTGCCACCGAACGGCTTCACGTGCCGCGTCCACTCGCACGAGGCGAAGGTCGGCGGCAGCTACCGGATGTCGTTCACGAACTTCACGACCGGCAAGGAGGAGGCGTTCGGCGGCACCTATCGCGAGCTCGTTCCGAACGAGCGGATCGTCTACACCGACGCCTTCGACGACCCCGGCCTCCCGGGCGAGATGCGCGTCACCGTGACGCTCGCGCCGGTCTCCGTCGGCACCGAGGTGGCGATCGTGCAGGAGGGCATCCCCGACGTGATCCCGCTGCACGGCTGCTACCTGGGCTGGCAGGAGTCGCTGCTCAACCTCGCGCGGCTCGTCGAGCCCGAGATCGAGGCCTAGCGTCCAGCTTCGAGCGGGGGAGCCGGTGAGCGCGTCGATCCGAATCGGCCACATCCTCGTGCACAGCCGCGACGAGCGGGCATGGGCTCGCTTCCTCTCGGAGATGCGCGGGCTCCCGGAGCCCGCGGCCTTCGGCCACTTCGCCGTCGTCGTTG
This genomic interval from Myxococcota bacterium contains the following:
- a CDS encoding SRPBCC family protein yields the protein MSGQTVRLHRVLTTKPEKVYRAFLEPDALARWLPPNGFTCRVHSHEAKVGGSYRMSFTNFTTGKEEAFGGTYRELVPNERIVYTDAFDDPGLPGEMRVTVTLAPVSVGTEVAIVQEGIPDVIPLHGCYLGWQESLLNLARLVEPEIEA